Part of the Parambassis ranga chromosome 16, fParRan2.1, whole genome shotgun sequence genome, agTGTCCAGTGCATTAAAGGCTTcgacacattaaacacacaaacagtaacatACCAAAGACTCCATATGCAGATGATGCAGAGAACATTCACAGTGAGAGACACACCAGCAACAATCCAGGGAAGGACTCCACGCTGAGGTCCAGCATCTAATGGAAGACCAGATGTGTTACAGATATTAGATATAAAAGCTTACATATAATACAGAATAGAAAGATCCAGGTACTAAAAATACAGATACACCAACAGGTCAGGACATCTGActgaagctcacacacagagccagtctGGATCTCTGTGATCCATGTAAAACAAACTCTGAATTTCATGAACACACTAAAAAAAGGGAGTTCCAGTCTCCATCTATACTTCTGTATCCCTGTTTGACagaagttgtttgttttttaatatacaaAGTTGTGTACTTACATGTCACTGTTACAGTGACTCTTTCTGTCAGGGTGGTGGTCAGATGGTTTGCTGTGCAGATGTACTGTCCTGAatgctctgctgtcacattaGGGATGACTAGTGTAGCTGATCCAGTGCCGTTGTGCAGGATTGTGTTAGAACTAAGTTTAGTCCACATAATAACTGATGGAGGGAAACTTTCAGCACTGCAGGTCAGACTCAGAACATCTCCCTCATTAACAGATGTACAGCCGGTGATCTGAGGTTTCCTGATGTCTGtgaacatttcagtgttttagttcatttaaaaatatttaaacagtaaataaaggaggaaaatcaaataaaaagtaaaagtgaTACCGACATCATCAGCACTGTGTCTCACTTTCTGACACAATATTCAACAAATAAAAGATCTGAACAAAGTCTGTACATGTAGGAGAGGTTGCACTGAAAGAGTTTCTAAATATGACTGTTTCTGTATCAATTACCCCTTGTTGGCAttctctgtaaaaacaggaactcTGAAAATAACTCTGTGCACTCTGTGTCATTATTTTTACAACCACtggtactactactactattcgGTTTAATGACCTGACCTCTGAAAAGAAAAGGCCACAGTACTGTTTTGGTTTGTTAAAAGCAGAGGGTTGTGTACTCACATATCACTGTTACAGTGACGTTTCTCATCTTGTGGGTCTTGTTCAGGTGTGTAGCTGTGCACACGTACTGTCCAGAATCTTCTGCAGTCACATTATAGATGGACAAAGCTCCTGTTCTTTGGTCCTGTGTGAAGGTGTCAGTGTCTTCCTGCAGATCACTTTCAGACATTTTAGCCCATGTGATGAGTGATGGAGGGAAACTTTCAacactgcaggtcagactcAGAGTCTCACCCTCAGTCACTTTTCTGCTCCCTGTGATTTGAACTTCCTTCACATCTataagacagaaacacacagtatgtagcttccagacagcctgcagacacactgtacaaacaCTGTAGTACTCACAGCTCACGTTCACAGTCTGAGTCTCCTCTGTAGTTATGTCACCTCTGAAGCTGACCGTACAGGTGACACTGGTGCTGTGGTGTTTaggtaaagggttaaaggtcaaagtagaggtgtgtctctgtgtctcttcactCTTATAGGCAGTGGTTTTTCCTCTCCATGACCAGGTGAtgtcaggagcagatccagagcAGAGACCAGGAGCAGTGCAGGTCAGGGtgctctgctgtcctgctgtcagtggaggAATCACCACTGTGGGCTTCTGACTCAGACCTgatggaaacacagagcagagtgggaTCAGGTGGACAGTCTGAAGGTCAGCATTCAATAAACATTTCAATGAAACAATAAGTGTTAGCTttaactgctgcagctcctaCTGTCTGCAAACAGAGGACCATCAATGACAAAAGTTACTTTATGATTCATCAAGATTATGAATAACTTTTCTTACCTTTAACAGTGACAGGTGCTTTTGAAATGAAGGTAAATGCATCACTCTGTTTGGAACCTTCAACTCTGAGCTGATAAAATCCAGAATCAGACTCTCTGAGATCATTAATCATGATGCTGCAGTTTCTCTGACTCACATCAGGCTCCAAAAGTGACACTCGACCTCTGAACTCAGGCTGAACTGATTGACTCTTGTCGGTGTGAAATATTCTGTTAGAATCCCATAATGTTTCTTCAGCTGTTTCACATTTGGACCAAATGACATGTGTGGGTGTAAAGATGGTGGTGAAAGAACACAGTATCACAACACAGAGTCCAGCCTCTGC contains:
- the LOC114448418 gene encoding vascular cell adhesion protein 1-like, which produces MINDLRESDSGFYQLRVEGSKQSDAFTFISKAPVTVKGLSQKPTVVIPPLTAGQQSTLTCTAPGLCSGSAPDITWSWRGKTTAYKSEETQRHTSTLTFNPLPKHHSTSVTCTVSFRGDITTEETQTVNVSYVKEVQITGSRKVTEGETLSLTCSVESFPPSLITWAKMSESDLQEDTDTFTQDQRTGALSIYNVTAEDSGQYVCTATHLNKTHKMRNVTVTVIYIRKPQITGCTSVNEGDVLSLTCSAESFPPSVIMWTKLSSNTILHNGTGSATLVIPNVTAEHSGQYICTANHLTTTLTERVTVTVTLCS